A stretch of the Bacillus anthracis str. Vollum genome encodes the following:
- the dltD gene encoding D-alanyl-lipoteichoic acid biosynthesis protein DltD codes for MNKAKFGPMLLALALFAVFLLIPTRFLLPLLSDEKVEQAATSLKEEKIQSMILQQKMLADPKYLPMYGSSEFARMDAFHPSNYFKVKPEGFTPFLLGRGGTQDLVHVLNFASTMDQLKDKKMVFVLSPQWFVPQGIDETHFAPNFSKQQGYHFIFNDDVKPEMKKQIAKRLLNFEIVKKETLLKISLEGIAYDDTKYKVKALAAKPFAYIYRNILDRKDLFTAMFNIKPHKEKLDPSLKQMNWDEARKHADQTGAAESRSNEYGIEDGYFNSKIKKKLKQREGYLKNDSYDQSPEYEDLQIVLDLLKQSGAKPLFISVPVKGPWYDYAGFPKERRELYYKKVHEQIEKAGYPIADFSNHEYDKYFLKDHMHLGWKGWVYIDEAIQQFYKAN; via the coding sequence ATGAACAAAGCAAAATTTGGTCCGATGCTTTTAGCATTGGCCCTTTTTGCTGTATTCCTACTTATTCCGACGCGCTTTCTACTCCCGCTTTTAAGTGACGAGAAAGTAGAACAAGCTGCAACTTCTTTAAAAGAAGAAAAGATTCAAAGTATGATTTTACAGCAAAAGATGTTAGCAGACCCGAAATACCTTCCGATGTACGGTTCATCGGAATTCGCACGTATGGATGCTTTCCATCCATCGAATTATTTCAAAGTAAAACCTGAAGGATTCACACCATTCCTACTTGGACGCGGTGGAACACAAGACCTTGTACATGTGTTAAACTTTGCATCTACAATGGATCAATTGAAAGATAAGAAAATGGTATTCGTTCTTTCTCCGCAATGGTTTGTACCACAAGGTATTGATGAAACGCACTTTGCACCTAACTTTTCAAAGCAACAAGGTTACCACTTCATTTTTAACGATGATGTAAAACCTGAAATGAAAAAGCAAATTGCAAAACGTTTATTAAACTTTGAAATCGTTAAGAAAGAAACTTTATTAAAAATTTCGCTTGAAGGTATCGCCTACGATGATACGAAGTATAAAGTAAAAGCACTTGCTGCTAAACCTTTCGCTTATATTTACCGTAACATTTTAGATCGTAAAGATTTATTTACAGCAATGTTTAATATTAAACCGCACAAAGAAAAACTTGATCCTTCATTAAAACAAATGAACTGGGATGAAGCTCGTAAACATGCAGATCAAACAGGTGCAGCAGAATCTAGATCTAACGAATATGGTATCGAAGATGGTTACTTTAATAGCAAAATCAAAAAGAAATTAAAGCAACGTGAAGGCTACTTAAAAAATGATTCTTATGATCAATCGCCAGAATATGAAGATTTACAAATTGTACTTGATTTATTAAAACAATCTGGTGCAAAACCACTCTTCATCTCTGTTCCTGTAAAAGGGCCTTGGTACGATTACGCTGGCTTCCCGAAAGAACGACGCGAATTGTATTATAAGAAAGTTCATGAGCAAATTGAGAAAGCTGGCTATCCAATTGCCGACTTCTCAAATCATGAGTATGATAAATACTTCTTAAAAGATCATATGCACTTAGGTTGGAAAGGCTGGGTTTATATCGATGAGGCCATCCAACAATTTTATAAAGCAAACTAA
- the dltC gene encoding D-alanine--poly(phosphoribitol) ligase subunit DltC: MAEFKEQVLDILEEVCENDIVKENLDVQLFEEGILDSFAVVSLLVEFQERLDIEVSISDFDRDEWATPNMVIKKLEEIR; this comes from the coding sequence ATGGCAGAATTTAAAGAGCAAGTATTAGATATTTTAGAAGAAGTATGTGAAAACGATATTGTAAAAGAAAACTTAGATGTTCAATTATTTGAAGAAGGTATTCTTGATTCTTTCGCTGTAGTATCTTTATTAGTTGAATTCCAAGAGCGTTTAGATATTGAAGTTTCTATTTCTGATTTTGATCGTGACGAGTGGGCTACTCCAAACATGGTTATTAAGAAGTTGGAAGAAATCCGATGA
- the dltB gene encoding D-alanyl-lipoteichoic acid biosynthesis protein DltB, which yields MTAYGSFYFFAIVGILLIPTIIAGLKGKMLRKYNAVLTLVMIAIIFSDKPKQAIMLAAFIIWQYALIKGYLLLRKQNNSTFMFCIAVILSILPLILAKIAPFVPELHFIVFAGMSYVTFRAVQMVFEVRDNLIKELSFFNFWEFVLFFPAISSGPIDRYRRFQKDIQKPPSAEEYQNLLYTGLNRIFQGFLYKFIIAHLITTYLVKAVFANQDTLLSNVIFMYATSMQLFFDFAGYSAFVIGISYMMGIKTPENFNKPFLSRNIKDFWNRWHMSLSFWFRDFIYMRFVFFATKKKLIKNRYTISYIGAFLNFFIMGIWHIQGSAVAQYVIYGLYHAALFILFDIFERKNKKHKFWPNNKFTHVLAIVITFHVVCFGFLIFSGHLNRYF from the coding sequence ATGACCGCATATGGATCATTTTATTTTTTCGCTATAGTGGGCATTTTATTAATACCTACTATCATAGCTGGATTAAAAGGTAAAATGTTGCGTAAATATAATGCCGTTTTAACATTAGTCATGATTGCTATTATCTTCTCGGATAAACCGAAGCAAGCGATTATGTTAGCTGCATTTATTATTTGGCAATATGCCCTAATTAAAGGCTATTTACTTTTAAGAAAACAAAACAATAGTACATTCATGTTTTGTATAGCTGTTATTTTATCGATTTTGCCACTTATTTTGGCAAAAATTGCACCATTTGTACCTGAATTGCATTTTATTGTTTTCGCAGGTATGTCTTACGTAACATTTAGAGCTGTACAAATGGTCTTTGAAGTTCGTGATAATTTAATTAAAGAACTTTCCTTCTTTAATTTCTGGGAATTCGTTTTATTCTTCCCTGCGATTTCAAGTGGACCTATCGATCGTTATCGTAGATTCCAAAAAGATATTCAAAAGCCACCTAGTGCTGAGGAGTATCAAAATTTACTATATACAGGGCTTAACCGTATTTTCCAAGGTTTTCTGTATAAGTTTATAATTGCTCACCTGATAACAACATATCTTGTAAAGGCAGTATTCGCCAATCAAGATACACTTTTATCTAATGTGATTTTTATGTACGCTACTAGCATGCAGTTATTCTTTGACTTTGCAGGTTATAGTGCGTTCGTAATTGGTATCAGTTATATGATGGGAATTAAAACTCCAGAAAACTTTAATAAGCCATTCCTTAGTCGTAATATTAAAGACTTTTGGAACCGTTGGCACATGAGTTTATCATTCTGGTTCCGTGATTTTATTTACATGCGTTTCGTCTTTTTTGCAACGAAGAAAAAGTTAATTAAGAACCGTTACACTATTTCGTATATCGGTGCATTTTTAAACTTCTTCATTATGGGAATTTGGCACATCCAAGGAAGCGCTGTTGCGCAGTATGTTATTTATGGCCTATATCATGCCGCATTGTTTATTCTATTTGATATTTTCGAACGAAAAAACAAAAAGCATAAGTTTTGGCCAAACAATAAATTTACACACGTCCTTGCGATCGTAATTACGTTCCACGTTGTATGTTTCGGTTTCCTAATTTTCTCTGGACACCTTAACAGATACTTTTAA
- the dltA gene encoding D-alanine--poly(phosphoribitol) ligase subunit DltA, producing MKLLEQIEKWAIETPDQTAFVWRDAKITYKQLKEDSDALAHWISSEYPDDRSPIMVYGHMQPEMIINFLGCVKAGHAYIPVDLSIPADRVQRIAENSGAKLLLSAAVTVTDLPVRIVSEDNLKDIFFTHKGNTPNPEHAVKGDENFYIIYTSGSTGNPKGVQITYNCLVSFTQWAVEDFNLQTGQVFLNQAPFSFDLSVMDIYPSLVTGGTLWAIDKDMIARPKDLFASLEQSDIQVWTSTPSFAEMCLMEASFSESMLPNMKTFLFCGEVLPNEVARKLIERFPKATIMNTYGPTEATVAVTGIHVTEEVLDQYKSLPVGYCKSDCRLLIMKEDGTIAPDGEKGEIVIVGPSVSVGYLGSPELTEKAFTMIDGERAYKTGDAGYVENGLLFYNGRLDFQIKLHGYRMELEEIEHHLRACSYVEGAVIVPIKKGEKYDYLLAVVVPGEHSFEKEFKLTSAIKKELNERLPNYMIPRKFMYQSSIPMTPNGKVDRKKLLSEVTA from the coding sequence ATGAAGTTATTAGAACAAATTGAAAAGTGGGCTATTGAAACGCCTGATCAAACTGCTTTTGTTTGGCGAGATGCGAAAATTACGTACAAACAATTAAAGGAAGATTCTGATGCGTTAGCACATTGGATTTCTTCTGAGTATCCAGATGATCGTTCACCAATTATGGTGTATGGCCATATGCAACCTGAAATGATTATTAACTTTTTAGGATGTGTAAAAGCTGGACATGCTTATATTCCTGTAGATTTATCTATCCCAGCTGATCGTGTACAACGTATCGCTGAAAATTCTGGTGCGAAATTACTTTTATCAGCAGCAGTAACTGTAACTGATTTACCAGTTCGCATTGTAAGTGAAGACAACTTAAAAGATATTTTCTTTACTCATAAAGGGAACACTCCAAATCCTGAACATGCGGTAAAAGGTGATGAGAACTTCTACATTATTTACACATCAGGAAGCACAGGTAATCCGAAAGGGGTTCAGATTACTTATAACTGCCTTGTAAGCTTTACACAATGGGCTGTAGAAGACTTCAACTTACAAACAGGGCAAGTATTCTTAAACCAAGCACCTTTCTCATTCGATTTATCTGTCATGGATATTTACCCATCATTAGTAACAGGTGGTACACTTTGGGCAATCGATAAAGATATGATTGCACGTCCAAAAGACTTGTTTGCTTCTTTAGAGCAATCGGATATACAAGTATGGACTTCAACACCATCTTTCGCAGAGATGTGTTTAATGGAAGCATCTTTCTCTGAGAGTATGCTACCAAACATGAAAACATTCTTATTCTGCGGTGAAGTATTACCAAATGAAGTAGCTAGAAAATTAATTGAGCGTTTCCCGAAAGCAACAATTATGAATACGTATGGTCCAACAGAAGCTACTGTCGCTGTAACAGGTATTCACGTTACAGAAGAAGTGCTTGATCAATACAAATCACTTCCAGTTGGCTACTGTAAATCAGATTGTCGCCTTCTTATTATGAAAGAAGATGGCACGATTGCACCTGATGGTGAAAAAGGTGAAATCGTAATTGTCGGTCCAAGCGTAAGCGTTGGATATTTAGGAAGCCCTGAATTAACAGAAAAAGCATTTACTATGATTGACGGTGAGCGCGCCTATAAAACAGGCGATGCTGGCTATGTTGAAAATGGTCTTCTATTCTATAATGGTCGTCTTGATTTCCAAATTAAGCTGCATGGTTATCGAATGGAATTAGAAGAAATTGAGCATCATCTTCGTGCGTGTTCTTACGTAGAAGGAGCAGTTATCGTTCCAATTAAAAAAGGTGAGAAATACGATTATTTATTAGCGGTTGTTGTTCCTGGAGAACATTCATTTGAAAAAGAATTCAAATTAACATCTGCAATCAAAAAAGAACTCAATGAGCGATTACCAAACTACATGATTCCACGTAAATTCATGTATCAATCTTCTATTCCAATGACACCAAATGGAAAGGTAGATCGCAAAAAATTATTGAGTGAGGTTACAGCATGA
- a CDS encoding teichoic acid D-Ala incorporation-associated protein DltX: MERLKEIWSRPLTQWVAKTVYYLAILFALLWLYGFHDTNTSTFIYNEF; the protein is encoded by the coding sequence ATGGAAAGATTAAAAGAGATATGGTCTCGACCACTCACACAATGGGTTGCAAAGACGGTTTATTACCTTGCAATTTTATTTGCATTACTTTGGTTGTATGGATTCCATGATACAAACACAAGTACATTTATTTACAACGAATTTTAG
- the amaA gene encoding N-acyl-aliphatic-L-amino acid amidohydrolase: MNRVWKSLIAEENIVKWRRHFHKYPELSFHEKETSQFIYDTLCTFSSFEVTRPTKYSVLAIKRGTEQGKVVAIRADIDALPIQEETSKSYTSVNKGIMHACGHDAHAAILLSTAEVLSNIKEDFAGEIRLFFQHAEEVYPGGGQEMVEAGVMDGVDYVIGLHVMSGLESGKIGIAYGPMMAAPDVFTVEIQGKGGHAARPEETIDPIAIGAQIITNLQHIVSRNTSAFMQRVVSVTQFHGGMADNIIPSVATLMGTVRSFNQVLRVEAEEKIEKIVKGITKAHGGAYTYTYRYGYNPVINDEYITKVVEESAIHLFGNERVVKLEPSMGGEDFSAYLRKAPGCFIKLGTGNEKINTCYPHHHPKFDVDESALINGVELFLETAIRLLKS, encoded by the coding sequence ATGAATAGAGTGTGGAAGAGTTTAATTGCGGAAGAAAATATCGTGAAATGGAGAAGACATTTTCATAAGTATCCGGAATTATCGTTTCATGAGAAAGAAACTTCACAATTTATATATGATACATTATGCACATTTTCTTCTTTTGAAGTAACGAGACCGACGAAGTATAGTGTACTAGCAATTAAAAGAGGAACGGAACAAGGGAAAGTAGTTGCGATTCGAGCTGATATAGATGCTCTGCCAATTCAAGAGGAGACAAGTAAATCTTATACGTCTGTGAATAAAGGGATAATGCATGCATGTGGGCATGATGCTCACGCCGCTATTTTGTTGAGTACAGCAGAGGTATTATCAAATATAAAGGAAGATTTTGCAGGGGAGATTCGTCTATTTTTTCAGCACGCAGAAGAGGTATATCCTGGCGGAGGACAAGAAATGGTTGAGGCAGGCGTGATGGACGGTGTTGATTATGTAATAGGTTTACATGTTATGTCAGGACTTGAGAGCGGGAAGATAGGAATTGCGTATGGGCCGATGATGGCGGCACCAGACGTATTTACAGTTGAAATTCAAGGGAAAGGAGGACATGCGGCGAGGCCAGAAGAAACGATAGACCCTATTGCTATCGGAGCACAGATTATTACAAATCTACAACATATTGTATCAAGAAATACAAGTGCTTTCATGCAAAGAGTCGTTTCAGTTACGCAGTTTCATGGGGGAATGGCTGATAATATTATTCCTAGTGTAGCAACTTTAATGGGCACTGTTCGTTCATTTAATCAAGTATTAAGGGTGGAAGCAGAAGAGAAAATTGAAAAAATCGTGAAAGGTATTACAAAAGCACATGGAGGGGCGTATACATATACGTATCGATATGGATATAATCCAGTGATTAATGATGAATATATTACGAAAGTAGTAGAAGAAAGTGCAATACATTTGTTTGGGAATGAGCGTGTTGTGAAGCTTGAACCTTCTATGGGAGGAGAAGATTTTTCAGCATATTTAAGAAAAGCACCTGGTTGTTTTATTAAACTAGGAACCGGTAATGAAAAGATAAATACTTGCTATCCGCATCATCATCCAAAATTTGATGTAGATGAATCAGCGCTAATTAATGGAGTGGAATTATTTTTAGAGACAGCGATAAGATTACTAAAATCATAG
- a CDS encoding flavodoxin, with protein MSKLVMIFASMSGNTEEMADHIAGVIRETENEIEVIDIMDSPEASILEQYDGIILGAYTWGDGDLPDDFLDFYDAMDSIDLTGKKAAVFGSCDSAYPKYGVAVDILIEKLQERGAAVVLEGLKVELTPEDEDVEKCLQFGAEFVKHLS; from the coding sequence TTGAGTAAGTTAGTAATGATTTTTGCGAGTATGAGTGGAAATACAGAGGAAATGGCTGATCATATTGCCGGCGTGATTCGTGAAACAGAAAATGAAATTGAAGTTATTGATATTATGGATTCACCAGAAGCTTCTATATTAGAACAGTATGATGGAATTATTTTAGGTGCATACACTTGGGGAGATGGTGACCTTCCTGATGATTTCTTAGATTTTTATGACGCAATGGATTCTATTGATTTAACTGGAAAAAAAGCGGCAGTATTCGGATCATGTGATTCAGCTTATCCAAAATACGGCGTGGCGGTTGACATTTTAATAGAAAAGCTACAAGAACGCGGTGCAGCAGTTGTGTTAGAAGGACTAAAAGTAGAATTAACGCCAGAAGATGAAGATGTAGAAAAATGTTTACAGTTTGGAGCTGAATTTGTAAAACACCTTTCTTAA
- a CDS encoding aminoglycoside phosphotransferase family protein, protein MDSYKQYIKEALPNLSIHSYKQNEEGWDNVAVIVNDELLFRFPRKQEYAMRIPLEKELCTILTQSLQEIEVPQYHLIYKNESDEVPLCSYYTLIHGEPLKTEIVANLDEKERKIIITQLATFLAALHSIPLKSVTALGFPTEKTLTYWKELQTKLNEYVTNSLTSFQKSTLNRLFENFFACIATSAFPNAIIHADFTHHHILFDKQNKIISGIIDFGDAQIGDPAFDFAGLYYDFGHEFTTSVYEQYSTLTSHHDPLLIHRITSFYQYSPLLHNMIYNFETKNELEFLASIEQLKVILQG, encoded by the coding sequence ATGGACTCTTACAAACAATATATAAAAGAAGCTTTGCCTAATCTTTCTATACACTCATATAAACAAAATGAAGAAGGATGGGATAATGTAGCGGTTATTGTAAATGATGAACTATTGTTTCGTTTCCCGCGAAAACAGGAATATGCAATGCGAATTCCGTTAGAAAAAGAACTGTGCACAATTCTCACTCAATCACTACAAGAAATCGAAGTTCCACAATATCACCTAATTTATAAAAATGAATCTGATGAAGTTCCTCTTTGTAGTTACTATACTCTCATTCATGGTGAACCATTAAAAACAGAAATAGTTGCGAACTTAGATGAAAAAGAACGAAAAATAATTATTACACAATTAGCTACTTTCCTTGCGGCTCTACATAGCATTCCTCTAAAAAGTGTTACAGCGTTAGGGTTCCCTACCGAAAAAACACTTACCTACTGGAAAGAGCTACAAACTAAATTAAATGAGTATGTTACTAACAGTCTAACTTCGTTCCAGAAATCAACCTTAAACCGTTTATTCGAGAATTTTTTTGCCTGTATAGCTACATCGGCATTTCCAAATGCAATCATTCACGCTGACTTTACACATCATCATATTTTATTTGATAAACAAAATAAAATCATTTCAGGGATTATCGATTTTGGTGATGCTCAAATTGGAGATCCTGCCTTTGATTTTGCTGGGCTATATTATGATTTCGGACATGAATTTACTACATCAGTATATGAACAATATAGTACACTTACTTCACACCATGACCCATTACTCATTCACCGCATCACGAGTTTTTATCAGTACAGTCCTTTACTACATAACATGATTTATAACTTTGAAACAAAGAATGAACTTGAATTTCTAGCAAGTATAGAACAACTGAAAGTAATACTGCAGGGATGA
- a CDS encoding MATE family efflux transporter: protein MKETNSFSQKLKQFVLLFFPIFVTQMSLFAMSFFDTTMSGHASPIDLAGVAIGTSIWIPVSTGLTGILMATTPIVAQLVGSKKKEDVPHVIIQAVYLAICASFVVILIGLFTVTPILNGMRLEEPVERIAAQFLSIIAIGIIPLFTYTVLRGFIDALGKTRTTMIITLLSLPINVVLNYVLIFGNFGFPKLGGVGAAIASAATYWCILIITVMIIRTKEPFASFNIFKQLYRPSLSSWKEFLKLGVPIGFAIFFETSIFAAVTLMMSNFSTTTIAAHQAAMNFASLLYMTPLSLAMAMTIAVGFEVGAKRYNNAKQYGFIGIGLALAFALLYSILLYFFDDEIASIYTTDIQVHHLAKEFLIFAILFQISDAIATPVQGALRGYKDVNVALIMTLIAYWVIGLPLGYILATYTDWAAKGYWIGLIIGLAFGATFLLIRLFQVQRKYTTQNSRS from the coding sequence ATGAAAGAAACTAATTCATTCTCACAAAAATTAAAGCAATTTGTATTACTATTTTTCCCGATTTTCGTGACGCAAATGTCATTATTTGCAATGAGTTTTTTCGATACGACCATGTCAGGACATGCAAGCCCTATTGATTTAGCAGGTGTTGCTATCGGAACAAGTATATGGATTCCAGTTAGTACGGGATTAACAGGAATTTTGATGGCTACGACTCCAATTGTTGCACAACTCGTTGGATCTAAGAAAAAAGAGGATGTTCCTCACGTTATCATACAAGCAGTTTATTTAGCAATTTGTGCTAGCTTCGTCGTTATCCTTATAGGTTTATTTACTGTTACACCTATTTTAAATGGCATGCGATTAGAAGAACCTGTAGAACGTATTGCGGCACAATTTTTAAGTATTATCGCAATTGGAATTATCCCTTTATTTACTTACACAGTTTTACGCGGATTTATTGATGCATTAGGAAAAACTCGCACAACGATGATCATTACATTACTATCATTACCAATCAACGTAGTATTAAATTATGTATTAATTTTCGGTAACTTCGGTTTTCCAAAACTCGGTGGTGTCGGAGCAGCAATTGCTTCTGCAGCAACCTATTGGTGCATTTTAATTATTACCGTTATGATTATTCGTACGAAAGAGCCTTTTGCATCTTTCAATATCTTTAAACAATTATATCGTCCTTCCCTTTCGAGTTGGAAAGAATTCTTAAAACTTGGCGTCCCTATCGGATTTGCTATCTTTTTTGAAACGAGTATTTTTGCTGCGGTAACACTTATGATGAGTAATTTTAGTACGACAACAATTGCAGCTCATCAGGCAGCTATGAACTTCGCTTCCTTGCTATATATGACTCCTTTAAGTTTAGCAATGGCAATGACCATCGCTGTTGGATTTGAAGTTGGAGCGAAACGATATAATAACGCAAAACAGTATGGATTTATCGGGATTGGATTAGCACTGGCATTCGCCCTATTGTATTCCATTCTTCTTTACTTCTTTGATGATGAAATTGCTTCTATTTATACGACAGATATACAAGTTCATCATTTAGCAAAAGAATTTCTTATATTTGCGATTTTATTTCAAATTTCAGATGCAATTGCAACTCCTGTACAAGGGGCACTACGTGGTTATAAAGATGTAAATGTCGCCTTAATTATGACATTAATCGCCTATTGGGTAATAGGTCTCCCTCTCGGTTACATATTAGCAACTTATACTGACTGGGCAGCAAAAGGATATTGGATTGGTCTTATTATCGGTCTAGCATTTGGAGCAACCTTCCTCCTCATCCGTCTCTTTCAAGTTCAGAGAAAATATACAACGCAAAACAGCCGCTCATAA
- the uppP gene encoding bacitracin resistance undecaprenyl-diphosphatase produces the protein MADWLIGIIMGAVEGLTEFLPVSSTGHMILTGHLIGFDDDRAKVFEVVIQLGSILAVVVIFWKRLWSLVGIGKVTDGPSLNLLHIIIGMIPAGVLGVLFHSAIKEVLFGPGPVVISLVAGGILMIVAEKFSKPSTARTLDEITYKQAFTIGMFQCLALWPGFSRSGSTISGGLLARVSHTAAAEYTFILAVPMMVAASGLDLIKSWDILSTADIPLFATGFITAFVVAMLAIVSFLKLLSRVKLTPFAYYRFILAAVFYFFIM, from the coding sequence GTGGCTGATTGGTTAATTGGTATAATCATGGGTGCTGTTGAAGGGTTAACAGAGTTTTTACCAGTATCATCAACAGGGCATATGATTTTAACAGGACATCTAATTGGATTTGACGACGATAGAGCGAAAGTTTTCGAAGTTGTTATTCAATTGGGATCGATTTTAGCAGTTGTTGTTATATTTTGGAAACGTTTATGGTCTTTAGTAGGTATAGGGAAAGTAACAGATGGACCATCGTTAAATTTATTACATATTATTATCGGGATGATTCCAGCCGGCGTACTTGGCGTATTGTTCCATAGTGCGATTAAAGAAGTTTTATTTGGGCCAGGCCCAGTTGTTATTAGCTTAGTGGCTGGTGGTATTTTAATGATTGTTGCTGAGAAGTTTTCGAAACCAAGTACAGCAAGAACATTAGATGAAATCACATATAAACAAGCATTTACAATCGGAATGTTCCAATGTTTAGCGCTTTGGCCAGGCTTTTCTCGTTCTGGTTCTACAATAAGTGGTGGTTTATTAGCTCGCGTATCACATACAGCGGCAGCTGAATATACATTTATTTTAGCAGTACCAATGATGGTAGCTGCAAGTGGCTTAGATTTAATTAAAAGCTGGGATATATTAAGTACGGCTGATATACCGTTATTTGCAACAGGATTTATTACCGCATTCGTTGTTGCGATGCTTGCAATTGTTTCATTCTTAAAATTACTATCTCGTGTAAAACTAACACCGTTCGCTTACTACCGTTTCATTTTAGCTGCGGTATTCTATTTCTTCATTATGTAA
- a CDS encoding thioredoxin family protein — protein sequence MKINHTKEVLLMNLQQWADKGMSFDTYVNEMKVNQYELLHIYNNFLIPNELLPVLEERQNDGWRVIVLTADWCGDALLCVPVMKRISEVANIDMSLLIRDENLELMDQYLTNGTARAIPIFIFIDKDGNEQAVWGPRAPKVQELVTSMRATLPEKEDPTFEEKQKEMYANFRATLADDTSLWEHVMESMIEKVVK from the coding sequence ATGAAAATAAATCATACTAAAGAGGTGTTACTTATGAACTTACAACAATGGGCTGATAAAGGTATGTCCTTTGATACATATGTGAATGAAATGAAAGTAAATCAGTACGAGCTACTGCACATTTACAATAACTTTTTAATTCCAAATGAATTACTTCCTGTATTAGAAGAACGTCAAAATGATGGCTGGCGTGTTATCGTATTAACAGCTGATTGGTGTGGCGATGCTCTTTTATGCGTACCTGTTATGAAACGAATTTCTGAAGTTGCAAATATTGATATGTCATTATTAATTCGCGATGAAAACTTAGAATTAATGGATCAATATTTAACAAACGGAACAGCACGTGCGATTCCAATCTTTATTTTCATTGATAAAGATGGAAATGAACAAGCCGTTTGGGGACCACGCGCTCCAAAAGTACAGGAGTTAGTAACTTCAATGCGTGCTACATTGCCTGAAAAAGAAGATCCAACATTCGAAGAGAAACAAAAAGAAATGTACGCTAATTTCCGTGCTACATTAGCTGATGATACTTCTCTATGGGAACATGTAATGGAAAGCATGATAGAAAAAGTAGTAAAATAA
- a CDS encoding regulatory YrvL family protein — protein sequence MNEEDKFSNLNLKDKTLIIGFVILFLIIVFAFIFFVYVGIFHITGIGYSSRTALLLFFLLITFLDGITFFFFIFFKVILYPMTKNMPNWLSITLFAIIEITLDWFVIHIADDWIESVQLSNLAELCIVLFLFLLSKLLSDKKE from the coding sequence GTGAACGAAGAAGACAAATTTTCTAATCTTAATCTAAAAGATAAGACTTTAATTATTGGTTTTGTTATTCTTTTTCTCATTATAGTTTTTGCATTTATATTTTTTGTATATGTAGGAATCTTTCATATAACTGGTATAGGGTATAGTTCGCGCACTGCTTTACTTCTATTTTTTTTATTAATCACTTTCTTAGACGGTATTACATTCTTTTTCTTCATTTTCTTCAAGGTCATTCTATATCCAATGACAAAAAACATGCCCAATTGGCTTTCTATTACTCTTTTCGCAATCATTGAAATTACGCTAGATTGGTTCGTCATTCATATTGCCGATGATTGGATAGAGAGCGTACAACTGTCCAATCTTGCTGAATTATGTATCGTATTATTCCTTTTCCTATTAAGCAAATTATTAAGTGACAAGAAAGAGTAA
- a CDS encoding MarR family winged helix-turn-helix transcriptional regulator — MEELSTNVFAMFRTLRNDIGKIFGGYIPWNEFIVLRILNRTNKEMVSRVANELNVSNSHITAVTEKLINKGFVTRSRSTSDRRVVYLEITEQGKDLVAKMEGAKKQYLQERFSTLSEEEMNIMISISKKLI; from the coding sequence ATGGAAGAACTATCGACAAATGTTTTTGCTATGTTCCGCACGTTGCGTAATGATATTGGAAAAATATTTGGTGGTTATATACCGTGGAATGAGTTCATCGTCCTTAGAATATTGAATCGTACGAATAAAGAAATGGTATCACGTGTAGCGAATGAGTTAAATGTGTCGAATAGTCATATTACAGCTGTTACAGAAAAATTAATTAATAAAGGTTTTGTCACTCGTTCACGTTCCACTTCAGATCGCCGCGTTGTATATTTAGAGATTACAGAACAAGGGAAAGATTTAGTTGCGAAAATGGAAGGTGCGAAAAAACAATATTTACAAGAAAGATTTTCTACGCTTTCAGAAGAAGAAATGAATATAATGATATCTATTTCTAAAAAGCTTATTTAA